The genomic region GGTCTTGACCGAGAACATGTGGCGGCTGACCGGCAGGTATTCCGGTATCGGCGCCGACAACGCCGGTACCGGCTCGTCGATGCGGTTGAGCAGGTAGCCGAACAGCTCCAGGGTTTCGGAGAACACCACGCCGTTCTCCGCCTCATACATGCCGAGGCGGCGCGGGGCGTATTCCTTGAGCACGGCTTCGACGTTGCCGGCCAGTTCCAGCACCTTGGCCACGGCCTGATCCTGTTCGGCCTTCAGGCGTTCCACGTCGCTGGTTTTCTCCATGAATGCTTTGCCACCAACGACAGGTCGGTAGATCATGGTCAGGTACAGCTCGTTGACCATGATCTTCTGCGACGACAGAGCCCTGTAGTACTCGTCCGACATGCGCTGGTTGAAGGCCTGGTCGAACGCGTCGTTGGATGTGATGCTCCGCCGGCGGCGTACGTCATGAACCCAGAACGCCACGTTGACGTAGTCGGGCGCACGCAGCGTCTGCAGCATGCGGTTGAACACATTGTGGCGGTGCTCGATCTCCCATTCGTCGCGGCCGACGAATGGCAGCCCGCCCAGACACCAGCTCAACAGGAAGTCTCCCCCGGTGGTCTTGACCACCGAAGGCGAGACATGGCTGGAGAGTGGAATGAATTCGCTGATGGGCGTGTCTGGATTGAACATCGTGCGTTATCTCGTCAACGTCCGCGGGTATCCGGCGTGGGGCGTGCACGGTAGGGATTGGGCGTGCACACCCACATGCCGCCATGCTCGCGGATGTTGCGCATGCGCGTGCGCATCTGCAGCCGCAGTCCCAGCAGACGGAAGACCATCTCGTCACGCCGGGCCATCTGGCGCATGACGAAGATCACCACCGGCAGCAGGAACAGCACCAGCAGATTGGTGTACATGGCCAGCAGCAGACACCCGCCCGCGCCGATGAAGAACGGCACGTAAGGCACGCCCAGGAACATCGCCGGGCGGGTGCAGCCGCGGAACAGTACGTTCTTCTGCATCAGGCGACGTACTGCAGCATCTGCTGAACGATCATCCCGGTACTGGTGGAAGTAGCGTCGCACTCACCATAGTTGTCGCCGAGGATCCAGCCTGCGAGCTGGCTGGCGCCACCGATCAGCAGACCGCCGATCAGGATCGGCGCGACGTCGCTCATGCGCTTGTGCGCGAAGGCAATCTGGTAGCCGGCGAACACGATGGCGATGGTGACCACCGCGATCGAAGCGATACTCAGCAGGCCGGTGATCTGGCCGAGAAAACCACAGGTCTGTCCCTCGAAATCGCGATCCTGGGCAAACGCCAGATCCGGCACCGCCACGCAGGCGACAAAGACCATGGCCATGAGTGCGGCAGATGCCGTCTGCCGGGTTTGGTGGGTCGTTGCATTCATTTTCATCTTCTAGCTCCTTCGTGGTGGATGACGGGGTGGTGCAATAGTCCAAAGGCCGGAACGACCCGGTTAGAAAACAAATGCCTCGTCCTTGCCTGTATTGGTGGAAGCAACATCTCGTGCGGGTGAAGGCGGGGACGAAGGCGGAACGGGTTGCGCAGCCATTCCATGGCCGCTGGTCGCAGTGCCAGCAGCCGGCGCGCCCATCAAGCGCACCATGACCGGCTCTGGCGAGGACTCGGCTGCCTGCTGTGGCAGCAAGGCAGCTTGCGATTGCGGACTTGCGGGAGTCTGGGCTCTGGCCATCGAAGCTGGCGCAGCGGCGACCGGCGCCACCTCGGTAGCCGCAACTGGGGCAATCAGCGATGCCGGAGCCGTAACCGATTCGGATTCAATTCGCCGCGCCAACAGGGAATCAGCGACCGCAGCGGTCGCCCGCGCAGGCCGTGGAGCCGAGGCATTTCCCTGGGTACCGGCCAGTGGTATCGCCTGTCCGCCGACGTCCGCCGCATTGCGCATAGACGCATACACCTTCTGCACGTAACCGTGCCGGAATCCGGTGGTGAAGTTCCCCGAGTAGTAGCAGCTGAAGGCCTTGCCCCAATCGCCATCCGCGCGGCCATGGCACTCGGCCAGGATGCGGGCACCCGCCTGCAGGTTCGGGCAGGTCTGGAAGGCGCGCTCATAGCTGGTGAGGCCGTACCTGGTCAGGTTGTAGCGATTGACCTGCGCCAGGCCAAGCGAGAAGTTGTAGCCCTTTTCCTCGAGCATGCGCGCCGTCGCGACGGCTTCGGCCAGGTTCTGTGGCTGCCGCACCAGGCGGCCGCCGACGACGCCAATCGCATAGGGATTGAAGGAAGACTCGACCTTTACGACGTGGCGCATTACCTCGACGGGTACCGCAAGGTCCACACACGCCATCATTTCCATACCTGGCAACACGCTACCCCCTCCTTGTGTTCCCTGTGCCTTGCATCCGGCACCTGGTTGCATCCGACCCGATTCCAATCCGGGCCACGCCATCTTTCACCGGTTCACGGGCGGCCGTCAATCTACCATACGCGGGAGTTGGGTACATCATGCCCGGCCTCCCGTATCCGCCATCGCCCGCCTGGGATCGAAATCTATGCCGGTGATGTAGCGGCGGCCAGCATGCGCCTTGATGTGCACAACGATGTCGATGGTCATCATCAGCAACCGTTTGATGACCGAGAACTCGAGTCCCGAACCTTCGTTCGATGCCTTGACCATAAGCGCCAGCTGGTCCCAGGTCTGCGCGATGCTGCCGGCATGGCAACTGGTGATAGAGCCCGGGTGGCCGGAGGCGCAGTTGCGGATGAAGTAGAACGACTCGTCTCCGCGCAACTCGGCGAGGATGATCCTGTCCGGCTTCATGCGCAGGCAGGCTTCCATGCAGGTCTTGGCAGTGACGTTGCTGGTGCTCTGCCCGCCCTTGGAGTAGAGCAGGTGGACGACGTTCGGCTGCGGGATGAACAGCTCGCGCGCATCCTCGATGGTGACAAGCCGTTCGCTGTGCGGGATGTGATTGACCAGCGATTTCATGAACGTGGTCTTGCCGCTGCCGGTCGCACCGGCGACCACCACGTTCTTGTGGTAGGCGACGGCCTTGCGGAAGAACTCGGCATAGTTCCGCTCTTCACGCAACTCAAGCAACTCGCGGTCGTGGTCGCTGATTTCTCCGTCCTGCTCGAGGATCTCGGCAAAGAAGCCATCCTTCTCGTACTGCTCGAGCGACTTGCTGAACTTCGCAGGCAGACGGATCGTGATGGAAGCCTTGCCCGGGTCGCAGGCCGGCGGAATCACGAATTGCGCGCGCTGACCGGTCGGGAAGGTCAACGACACCATCGGGTCTGCATCGGTGATGCGCTGGCCGGTGTTGCTCTCGTTGACGACCGCGGTGCAGAACTGGCGCGCGCGCTCGAAGGTCAGCGACGGCACCTCGACCTTCTGCCAGCCGGCACTGACGGTTTCCAGGTACAGCTCACCGGGCCGGTTGATGCAGATCTCGGTGACGTCCGCCGAACGCAGATACTCCCCGATCCCGAGCACCTGGTACTGGTACTCGAGAAAGTCGTTGGAGACCCTGGCGGTGGCGGAGCCGTCATCCATATCCATTGCCTGTTCAGCGCAGCACCGACGAGAAGTCGACGTCCTGGGCGACGTAAACGTTGACGACCTCGCCCTGGTTGATGGTCACGGTCGGCTGACGTGCCATGTTCCTTTCCAGCGCCATGTTCGCCATCCGCTCCATGGTGCGGGCGGTGTTGCTCTCATACGGGCTCTGCACCACGGTACCGTTGCTGATGTCCACCTGCTGGGGACCATGCTTGGCACCTACGTACTTGAATGCATCGCTGATCATGCTGATCAACAGTGCCGAGGAAATGCGCTGCGGCCAGTGAGCATCGTAGTGGCCTGGGTGCCCGGAACTGCCCAGGTCATCCACGCCCGGGCTGCTCATGTTGATGTCCAGGCCGTTCGGCGTGGTGATGCGATCCCAAACGACCGCCACCCGATTGCCACCGGTCGC from Lysobacter alkalisoli harbors:
- a CDS encoding lytic transglycosylase domain-containing protein; its protein translation is MEMMACVDLAVPVEVMRHVVKVESSFNPYAIGVVGGRLVRQPQNLAEAVATARMLEEKGYNFSLGLAQVNRYNLTRYGLTSYERAFQTCPNLQAGARILAECHGRADGDWGKAFSCYYSGNFTTGFRHGYVQKVYASMRNAADVGGQAIPLAGTQGNASAPRPARATAAVADSLLARRIESESVTAPASLIAPVAATEVAPVAAAPASMARAQTPASPQSQAALLPQQAAESSPEPVMVRLMGAPAAGTATSGHGMAAQPVPPSSPPSPARDVASTNTGKDEAFVF
- the virB11 gene encoding P-type DNA transfer ATPase VirB11; its protein translation is MDMDDGSATARVSNDFLEYQYQVLGIGEYLRSADVTEICINRPGELYLETVSAGWQKVEVPSLTFERARQFCTAVVNESNTGQRITDADPMVSLTFPTGQRAQFVIPPACDPGKASITIRLPAKFSKSLEQYEKDGFFAEILEQDGEISDHDRELLELREERNYAEFFRKAVAYHKNVVVAGATGSGKTTFMKSLVNHIPHSERLVTIEDARELFIPQPNVVHLLYSKGGQSTSNVTAKTCMEACLRMKPDRIILAELRGDESFYFIRNCASGHPGSITSCHAGSIAQTWDQLALMVKASNEGSGLEFSVIKRLLMMTIDIVVHIKAHAGRRYITGIDFDPRRAMADTGGRA
- a CDS encoding type IV secretion system protein VirB3, with product MQKNVLFRGCTRPAMFLGVPYVPFFIGAGGCLLLAMYTNLLVLFLLPVVIFVMRQMARRDEMVFRLLGLRLQMRTRMRNIREHGGMWVCTPNPYRARPTPDTRGR
- a CDS encoding TrbC/VirB2 family protein produces the protein MKMNATTHQTRQTASAALMAMVFVACVAVPDLAFAQDRDFEGQTCGFLGQITGLLSIASIAVVTIAIVFAGYQIAFAHKRMSDVAPILIGGLLIGGASQLAGWILGDNYGECDATSTSTGMIVQQMLQYVA